The segment GGGGATCCTGCGTTCCGCTCCGTCGGGAGCGAGATCTGGCGCGCCGTCCGCACGCCCCTCGGCCCGGGCACCCTGCGGCTCCGGCCGGTCGCGGGCGGCGTCGATGCCACCGCGTGGGGCGCGGGAGCCGAGTGGCTCATCGAGGGCGTGCCGGAGCTCCTGGGCCGCGGCGACGACTGGTCGACCCTCGACGTCTCGGGCAACGCCTTCCTCAGCGACGCACGTCGCCGTCAGCCGGGGCTCCGCCTGACCCGCACCAACGAGGTCGTCCAGATGCTCGTCCCCGCCGTGCTCGAGCAGAAGGTCACCAGCGTCGAGGCCTGGCGCGGCTTCCGCCAACTGGTGCGCGCGCACGGCGAGAAGGCTCCGGGTCCGGCCCCCGAGGGGCTCACCGTGCCGCCCGACGCATCGACCTGGAAGCGGATCCCCAGCTGGGAGTGGCACCGCGCCGGCGTCGGGCCGCAGCGGTCCGCGACCGTGATGCGCGTCTGCGCCGTCGCGGCGGGCCTCGAGCGCACGCTGGACCTCGGGCGCGGCGGTGACGAGATCCAGCGGCGCCTGCGGTCGGTCGTGGGCGTCGGCGTCTGGACCGCCGCCGAGACGAGCCAGCGCGCGCACGGCGATGCGGACTCCCCGAGCGTCGGCGACTACCACCTGCCCGCGCTCGTCGGGTGGGCGCTCATCGGCAAGCCGGTCGACGACGACGGGATGCTCGAGCTCCTCGAACCGTGGCGGGGGAACCGCGAGCGGGTCATGCGCCTGATCGGCGGGAGTGGATTCTCGAAGCCCCGGTTCGGCCCGCGGATGACGATCCAGGATCACCGGTCGCACTGAGCCGGCCGGTCGGCAGGAGCCGCGACCCGGTCAGGCCTCGGGCGTCTCCGGCGGCTCGGCACGGGCCCCGCGGCCGTCGTTCCGGATGGCGTCGAGCACCCGCAGCGAGAAGTCGTGCAGGGCGGGTGCCTGGTCGCCCAGCGCGTCCACGAAATAGCGCTTGATCGCCTCGTTGTGGCCGCGACTCGACTCGAGCATCGCCCGGCGGCCCGCCGGGGTCAGCTCGACCCAGGTGCCGCGGGCGTCGAGGTCGCAGTCGGTGCGCCGCACCAGGCCGCGCTTCTCCATCCGGGTCACCTGGTGGCTGACGCGGCTCTTCTCCCAGCCGATCTGCTCGGCGATGTCGCGCACGCGGAGGCGCCGGTCGGAGACGCGGCCGAGCCCGACGAGGATCTCGTACTCGGGAGCGGACACGCCCGAGTTCTCGTGGAGCTGCAGCTCGAGAGCCCGGTCGAGACGCCGGCGCATGGCGTAGAAGGCGTCCCAGACGGCCCAGTCCTGATCGGTGAGCTGCTCGGCCATTCGCCCAGTGTAGAGACGGGGGTGCGCCGTATCCTCGAAGCATGTCCGACGTGCTGCCCTCCGATCTCGCCCAGGAGACCGTCGAGACGGTCAGGCGCTGGCTCCGGGCGTCGTCGGAGACGCGGGTCGACCCGTCGGCGCAGCGCCTCGCGGGCGTGCTCCGCGACCCGGAGGGGCTCGACTTCACCCTCGGCTTCGTCGACCGTGTCGTGCGTCCCGAAGACCTGCGCGTCGCCGCCCGCAGCCTGGAGGAGCTGAGCCGCTCCATCCCGAAGTTCCTGCCCTGGTACCTCCGCGCGGCGATCGCCACCGGGGGCGGCCTCGCGACCGGGGCGCCCTGGCCGACCGTGCCGGTGGCCCGCCGGGCGCTGCGCTCGATGGTCGACCACCTGGTCGTCGACGCGACGCCCGCGAAGCTGGGGCCCACCCTGGCGAAGCTCCGGGGCCCGGGCATCCGGCTCAACCTCAACCTCCTCGGCGAGGCCGTCCTCGGCGACTCCGAGTCCGATCGTCGGCTGGAGGGCACGAGGGCCCTCCTCGAGCGCGACGACGTCGACTACGTCTCGATCAAGGTCAGCGCGGTCGCCAGCCAGCTCTCGATGTGGGCCTTCGAGGAGACGAGCGACCGGATCGTCGAGCGGCTCCTGCCCCTCTTTGAGCTCGCCCTCGCCTCGGCCAGGCCGACCTTCATCAACCTCGACATGGAGGAGTACCGCGACCTCGACCTGACGATCGACGTCTTCACGCGCCTCCTCGACCGCGACGAGCTCCTCGGCCTCGAGGCGGGGATCGTGCTCCAGGCCTACCTGCCCGACTCCCTCGGCGCCCTGCAGCTCCTCACCGACTGGTCGCGCTCACGGGTCTCCCGGGGCGGTGCCCCCATCAAGGTGCGAATCGTCAAGGGCGCCAACCTCGCCCAGGAGCGCGTCGACGCGGCCATCCACGGCTGGCCGCTCGCGACCTGGTCGACGAAGCAGGAGACCGACACCCACTACAAGCGGCTCCTCCGCTGGGCGCTCACGCAGGACAACGCGTCGGTCGTGAAGGTGGGCGTGGCCGGGCACAACCTGTTCGACCTCGCCTACGCGTGGAACCTGGCGAAGAAGAACATGGTCACCAGCCGGATGGACGTCGAGATGCTCCTCGGCATGGCCAGCGCGCAGGCGCAGGCGGTCCGGGCCGACGTGGGCGATCTGCTCCTGTACACGCCGGTCGTGCATCCCTCGGAGTTCGACTCGGCCATCGGCTACCTCGTGCGCCGCCTGGAGGAGGGCGCGAGCCCGGAGAACTTCCTGTCGTCGGCGTTCGACCTCGAAAGCGACCCCGAGGCGTTCGATCGCGAGGAGGCGCGCTTCCTGGCGTCCCTCCGCGAGCTCGACGACGACGTCCCGCGCCCGCGGCGGACGCAGGATCGCACCGCGCCCGTCGACCTGACGAGCCCGACGGGCGACTTCGCCAACGAACCCGACACCGATCCCGCGCTCGAGGTCAACCGGACCTGGGCCCGCCGCATCCTGCGCCGATCCGCGGTCTCCGAGCTCGGCGTCGCCGGGATCGAGAGCGCCTGGGTCGACGACGACGCCCGCCTCGAGGAGATCGTGGCGGGTGTCGCCGAGGCCGGTGTCCGCTGGGGTCAGCAGGAGGCGTCGACCCGCGCCGAGCTCCTCGACCTCGTCGGTCGCTCGCTCGCCGCCCGCCGCGCCGACCTGCTGGAGGTCATGGCGAGCGAGACGGGCAAGACCATCGCCGAGGGCGACCCGGAGGTCAGCGAGGCGATCGACTTCGCGCACTACTACGCCGAGCTGGCCCGCGAGCTCGACCGGGTCGAGGGGGCCGTCGCCGTCCCGCCCCGGCTCACCGTCGTCGCCCCGCCGTGGAACTTCCCCGTGTCGATCGCCGTCGGCGGGGTGCTCGCCGCGCTCGCGGTCGGGAGCGGCGTCATCCTCAAGCCCGCGCCGCAGGCCCACCGCACCGCCGCCGTCGTGGCCGAGGTGCTCTGGGAGGCGGGCGTGCCCCGGTCGCTGCTGGCGCTCGTCGACCTCGACGAGGAGGTGCTGGGCCGGAGCCTCGTGACGCACCCCGCCGTCGACCGCGTCCTCCTGACCGGGTCGTTCGAGACGGCCGCCCTCTTCCGCTCCTGGCGTCCCGACCTCGCCCTGCACGCCGAGACGAGCGGCAAGAACGCGATCGTCGTGACCCCGTCGGCCGACTTCGACCTGGCCGTGGCCGATGTCGTCGCCAGCGCCTTCGGGCACGCGGGGCAGAAGTGCTCCGCGGCCTCGCTCGTGATCCTCGTGGGGTCGGCGGGCGAGAGCGAGCGGTTCCGCCGCCAGCTCGTCGACGCGGTCCGGAGCATCCGGGTCGGCTACCCCGACGTCGCGACCACGCGCATGGGGCCGCTGATCGACCCCCCGGGCGGCACGCTGGAGCGCGGCCTGCGCACGCTGGCCGAGGGAGAGTCCTGGCTGGTCAAGCCCGCCCCGCTCGACGAGACCGACGTGCTCTGGAGCCCGGGCGTCCGCGACGGCGTCCGACCGGGCAGCGAATTCCACCGCACCGAGTTCTTCGGGCCGGTCCTCGGCATCATGCACGCCGACACGCTGGAGCAGGCGATCGCCTGGCAGAACGACGTCGACTACGGGCTCACGGCCGGCCTCCACTCGCTCGACGAGTCGGAGATCGCGCTCTGGTCGTCCACCGTCACGGCGGGCAACCTCTACGTCAACCGCTCGACGACCGGCGCGATCGTCCGGCGGCAGCCGTTCGGCGGCTGGAAGCGGTCGAGGGTCGGGACGGGTGCCAAGGCCGGCGGCCCCGACCACCTCGCCGCCCTCACGTCCTGGCGCCGCGTCGAGCACGAGCCGGCGTCGTCGCTCCAGCTCGACGGCGTGCCGGAGCTCGCCGTGCGCATCATCGAGGCCACGCGCTCGGTGCTCACCTTCGGCGAGTTCGACTTCGTCCGCTCGGGCAGCCGGAGCGATCAGCGCGCCTGGGAGGAGCGCTTCGGGTCGTCGCGCGACGAGTCGGGGCTGGGGGTCGAACGGAACGTCCTGCGCCACCGCCCGCATCCTGCCGTCGTCCGTCTGGCGACGGGCGGCCGCATGGCCGACCTCGTGCGCGTCGTCGCCGCGGCCGCGCGGGCCGGTGCGCCCCTCACCATCAGCAGCGCCGAGCCGCTGCCCGCGCAGCTCGTGCAGCTGGTGCGCTCCTCGACGAGCCCGGTGCGCGTCGACGACATCACCGTCGAGAACGAGGGCCTCTGGCTCGCGCGGGCGGAGGCCGGCCTCCTCCAGGGGCAGGTCGCCGTGCCCGCGCAGGATCCCCTGTCCCTGCTCGAGCGCGCCACTCAAGATTCCGGCGTCCTCCAGCTCGGTCTCCAGAACACCGTCGCCCTCGACCGCGCGGCGCTGCTCGCGGCCGACCCGGAGACGCGCCTCGACGGCCCGGGGGCCGCGACGTACCGCGACCTGCGGATCCGGCTCATCGGAGGCGACGCGTCGGCACTCGCCCGGGCCGTCGGCGGGAGCCCCGACGTGGCCGTGTATGCCGACGAGGTCACCGAGGCGGGGCGCATCGAGCTCCTGCCGTTCCTCTTGGAGCAGGCCGTGTCGCTGACGGCGCACCGATTCGGGAACCCCGTTCCCGAGCTCGTCCGGCTGCCGCTCTGACGCCGCGGAGGCCCCGAGGCAGGAGAGCCGTGTCGCAGGAGCCGCCTCGCAACGGCTAGGCGGGCTGCCGGTTGATGAGCTTCGAGAGGACGATCGCGCTGCGCGTGTGGTCGACGTTGGGGGCGTTCCGAACCCGCTCGAGCGCGCCCTCGAGCGAGGGGATGTCGCGGGAGCGCATGTGGACGATCGCGTCCGCGCTGCCGGTCACCGTCCCGGCGTCGACGACCTCGGGCACGGTGCTGAGGATCCGCTGCAGCTCGGCCGGCGACACGGTGCCGCGGCAGAAGAGCTCCACGTACGCCTCCGTCGCCAGTCCGTCGACGGCCGGGTCGACCTGGACGGTGAAGCCGCGGATCACGCCGTCGGCCACCATGCGGTCGACGCGGCGCTTCACGGCGGAGGCGCTGAGACCCACCACGGAGCCGATGTCGCCGTAGCCGGCACGGGCGTTCTGGCGGAGGAGGTCGATGATGCTGAAGTCCAGATTGTCCACGCCAGCACTGTATGGCATAAATGTGCGCGAGATCGGGTTCTCTGCACGGAAAATGCGTTCGGAGCAGTCGAGATGCGGCTTTTTCGTGTGAAACTGATCGGGTGAGCATCTCGACCGAAACCACGACCGCCGCCTCGATCACGCGTCAGGCCACCCACCGCACGATCCTGATGTGCCGCCCGGAGCATTTCACGGTGAGCTACCGGATCAACCCGTGGATGCACCCCGAGGACCCCACCGACACCTCGCGCGCCGTCGCCCAGTGGCAGACCCTCTACGACACCTACGTCGGCCTCGGCTTCGACGTGCACCTGATCGACCCGATCCCCGGCCTGCCCGACATGGTCTACTCGGCGAACGGCGGCTTCGTCCTCGACGGCAAGGCCTACGGTGCGAGCTTCACCTACCCCGAGCGTCAGCCCGAGGGCCCGGCCTACATGGACTGGTTCCGCGACAACGGCTTCGACGTCAGGGTCCCCGAGCAGATCAACGAGGGCGAGGGCGACTTCCTCCTCGTCGGCGACGTCATCCTCGCCGGCACGGGCTTCCGCAGCGACTCCACCTCGCACGAAGAGCTCGCGAGCATCTTCGGCCGCCCGGTCATCACCCTCAACCTCGTCAACCCGAGCTTCTACCACCTCGACACCGCCATCGCCGTCCTCGACCCGGAGCCGGTCGACGGGCACTCCAACATCGCCTACCTCGAGAGCGCCTTCGACGAGCCGAGCCTCCGCATCCTGCGCGAGCGCTACCCCGACGCGATCATCGTGAGCGAGGAGGACGCCGCCATCCTGGGCCTCAACTCCTACTCCGACGGCTACAACGTCGTGATCGCCGCGCGGGCGACCGGCTTCGAGCGCCAGCTGCGCGAGCGCGGCTACAACCCCATCGGCGTCGACCTGTCCGAGCTGCTGCTCGGCGGCGGCGGAGTGAAGTGCTGCACCCTCGAGCTGCGACGATGACCACCTCCACGGACACCTCGACCGACCGCGCCATCGCGGTCGAGGACGCCTCGCTCGCGCACAACTACCACCCGCTCCCGATCGTCGTGGCGACGGCGGAGGGCGCGTGGGTGACCGACGTCGAGGGGCACCGCTACCTCGACTGCCTCGCGGCGTACTCGGCCGTCAACTTCGGCCACGGCCACCCGCGTCTCGTCGAGGCTGCCAAGGCGCAGCTGGACCGCGTCACGCTGACCAGCCGGGCGTTCCACAACGACCAGCTCGGGCCCTTCGCGCAGGAGCTCGCGGCCCTCCTCGGCAAGCAGATGGTCCTCCCGATGAACACGGGTGCCGAGGCCGTCGAGTCCGCCATCAAGGTGGCGCGCGCCTGGGGCTACCGCGTCAAGGGCGTCGCCCAGAACGCCGCGAAGATCATCGTCATGGACGGCAACTTCCACGGCCGCACCACCACGATCATCAGCTTCTCGAACGATCCCGAGGCGCGGGCCGACTTCGGGCCGTACACCCCCGGCTTCGTCTCCGTGCCCTACGGCGACGTCGACGCTCTCGCCCGCGCCATCGACGACGACACCGTCGCGGTCCTGCTGGAGCCCATCCAGGGCGAGGCCGGAGTCGTCGTGCCCGACCCGTCGTTCCTCCCCGCGGTCCGCGCCCTGACGACCGAGCGCACCGTGCTCATGATCGCCGACGAGATCCAGGCCGGCCTCGGCCGGACGGGCGCCACCGTGTCGTCCGACCTCGTCGGGGTCGTGCCCGACCTCTATCTGCTCGGCAAGGCACTCGGCGGCGGGATCGTCCCCGTGAGCGCCGTCGTGGGCGACCGCGACGTCCTGGGCGTCCTGCGCCCCGGCGAGCACGGCTCGACGTTCGGCGGCAACCCGCTGGCGGCAGCGGTCGGCCTCGAGGTGGTCAGGATGCTCGCCACGGGCGAGTTCCAGAAGCGCGCCTCGGTCCTCGGCGCCCGACTCCGCTCGGGCCTCGACGCCCTGGAGGCCGAGGCGATCGGCGTCGTCGCCGTCCGGGGTGCCGGGCTCTGGGTCGGGATCGACATCGACCCGGCGCTCGCCAGCGGCCGGGAGGTCTGCGAGCGCCTCATGCGGCGCGGGATCCTCGCCAAGGACACCCACGGGTCGACCATCCGCCTCGCGCCGCCGCTCGTGGTGACCGAGGACGAGCTGGACTGGGTCGTGAGCGAGCTCCGGGCGGTCCTGCAGGAGCTGCGCGGCTGAGGCTGCCGCTGACGTTGCTGCGGCGGAGGACCGGCCGTACCCGGCCCTCCGCCTGACCCGGCGAACCCTCGACCGAGCCGCGCATCCTGCTGCGCTCATCCAGTATATCTATGCACGAGGTATAAAACACCCCACGATCGCCGAATGTCTGGACAACGAAGAAGGGCACCGACTGAGTCGGTGCCCTTAATACTGTGTCGCCCGTGTCGCTGAAGCTGTTCTGAAGCTCCTGCGCGACATGATTCTGGTGGCTGGACGCGGCATCGATCCGCGGACCTTTCGATTTTCAGTCGAACGCTCTACCAACTGAGCTACCCAGCCATGGCGACCCTGACCGGACTTGAACCGGCGACCTCCGCCGTGACAGGGCGGCGCGCTAACCAACTGCGCTACAGGGCCATACGTTGTTGCAGTACTTCTCAAACTATATCTGGTGACCCCAACGGGATTCGAACCCGTGCTGCCGCCGTGAAAGGGCGGTGTCCTAGGCCACTAAACGATGGGGCCGTGAACGCTTGAGGGGCATCACAGCAACCGAGGGACAAGCATACGGATCGGCGGCCGAAAGTCAAAACCGGGCTCTCGGGGCGGGCATCCTGCGGTTCCCCGGGGCCACCACTCCTCCCCAGTTGGAGGGTCAGGCGCGTTGTCCACAGTCCGGTCTCGCGGCGAGGCTTCCCGGAGGAATCCCCTGTCAGAGTTAGTTTCAAGCTGTTCTTGAGACTTTCCTCCGGGGGTCTCGGGCCGGAGCCGTGTCCCTCCGGGGGTCGATGCCCCTTGGAGAGACCCGGGCGCGTTGCTACTGTGACCTGAGTTATCAGTGTGACCAGCCATCCGGCCGCACCGTGACGACGATTCGGGATCGAATGACACTCCACCTCCGCACCGGCCTGGCCACGCCCTCGACTGACGGCGCCGTCGCCCCCTCGTCGCGCCCGCGGGCCGGCAGGAGCCGCCGGGCCACGATCGCGCTCGTCGTCGCCGTCGCCGTGGTCGCCTCCGGCTTCGCCCTCGGGTCTCCGCGCAGCGCGAGCGCCGCGACGAGCTACCCGTCGTGGTCGGACGTCCAGAAGGCCACCGACAACCAGCAGCGCAAGCAGTCGGAGATCGCGAAGATCCAGAAGCTGCTGAAGCAGCTCAACGCCGACGTCGTCACGAAGCAGGCCGTCGCCGTGAAGCGCGGCGAGGAGCTCCAGCAGGCCCAGACGGCCTACGACGAGCAGGAGGCGACGAAGCAGAAGCTGCAGGCCAAGGCCGATGCCGCCGATCGCGTGTCCAAGGCCAGCGAGGTGCGGGCGGGGCAGCTCGCGGCGCAGCTCGGCCGCACGGGCACCAACAACCTCAGCACCGACCTCATCGCCAATCCGGGCAAGGCCAGCAACCTGCTCTACAAGCTCGGCGCGATGAGCAAGCTCACCGAGCAGGCCAACGGCATCTATGCCCAGGCCGTCCAGGACCGCAACACCGCCCAGTCGCTGACCGACCAGGCGCGCGTCGCGGCGCAGGCCCTCAGCGACCTCGCGGCGAAGGCGCAGGTCGCCCTGGTCGCCGCCAACACCGCCGCAGCCGAGGCGCAGACCGCCGTCGAGGCTCAGAAGTCGAACGCCGACCGTCTCAAGTACCAGCTCGCGGCCCTCACGCAGAAGCGCACCGCGACGCAGGAGGCCTACAACGCCGGCGTCGTCGTCCGGCGCGTGGCGGCCGCCAAGGCCGAGGCCAAGGCCAGAGCCGAGGCCGCGCGGCTCAGCGGTGCGACCGGCATCCCCAACTCCCAGGGCTGGACAAAGCCGGCGGGCGGCTACATCACGAGCGGCTTCGGCTACCGGCTCGACCCGGCCACGCACGTGTACCAGCTCCACGCGGGCACCGACCTCGGCGCATCCTGCGGGTCGAACATCTACGCCGCCGCCGCCGGCACGGTCATCTACGCCGGGCCCTTCGGCGGCTACGGCAACTTCGTGCTCATCGACAACGGCAACGGGATCAACACCGGGTACGGCCACGTCGTCGACGGCGGCATCCACGTCGCCACCGGCCAGCACGTGAACGCCGGTCAGGTCATCGCCCAGGTCGGCTCCACCGGCTGGTCGACCGGTTGCCACCTCCACTTCGAGACCCGCGTCGGCGGCGTCGCCACCGACGCCGTGCCCTTCATGTCCGCCCGAGGAGTGACCCTGTAGTGAACGTCCGCACACCCCGCGAGTCCTCTCTGTGACGCCCCGGCGTCGCACACTGGGTGTGCTCCTCGTTCTCGCGACCGGTGTCTCGGTCGTCGCCTCGTCGACCGTCGGCCTGGCGTCGGCCAGCGCCTCGCCGTATCCCTCGTGGTCCGACGTGCAGGCCGCCAAGACCGATCAGGCGAAGGCGCAGCGCGAGATCGACGCGCTCGACCGCGCCATCACGACCCTGCAGAACCGCGCCTCCTCGTCGGCCGACGCCGCCTCCGGAGCCGGCGAGCGGTACCAGATCGCCGTCATCGCCGAGCAGCAGGCGAAGAGCGACCTCGACGTCCTGACGTCGCGTCAGAGGGCGGCCGAGAAGACGGCGGCCGACTCGCGCCGCCGCGTCGGCCAGCTGGTGGCGCAGCTCGCCCACACGGGCGGCGGGCAGCTCACCGTGACCCTGCTCACGGAGTCCGACAGGGCCTCCGACCTGCTCTACCAGCTCGGCACGATGGCCAACCTCACCGACCGGACCACCAGCTTCCTGCAGGAGGCCCGGCGCGACGCCACCCTCGCCTCCTCCCTCACGGCTCAGGCCCGGGGGGCCGACGTGGCCCTGGCCGCTCGCACGACCGCCGCGGCCGCCGCCCTGCAGCACGCCCACGACGTCGCGGGGTCGGCGCGGACCGCGCTCCAGGCCCAGCAGGCGAACGAGTCGAAGCTGATCTCGCAGGTCGCCTACCTCCGCGGCACGACCGCGGCCGTCGAGCAGCGCTACTACGCCGGCCTCGCCGCGGGGACGGCCGCCGACACCATCCCGGCACCGCCGGCGACGTCCGACGGCGGCTCGGGAGGCGGCTCCGGCGCGGGCTCGACGGGCGGTGGCGGCGGCAGCGGTGGCGGCTCCGGGTCGACGAGCGGCTCCGGCAGCAGCGCGGGCGGCAGCGGCAGCACGGGCGGCTCGGGCTCCGGCGGCGGCACCACGACGCCGGTGACGAAGCCGAACCCCGCACCGGCTCCCGCACCTGCTCCCGCCCCGGCACCGGCCCCCAAGCCGAGCCCGACGCCCGTCACCCCGCGCCCGCCGACCCCCACCCCGCCGTCCTCGGGGACGCCCGCGGCCGTGTCGACCGCGATCGCCTACGCGCGCGCCCAGGTCGGCAAGCCCTACGTCTTCGGCGCCGCCGGGCCCAACGCGTTCGACTGCTCCGGCCTCATGATGGCCTCCTACGGCGCTGCCGGAGTCGGCATCGGCGGCCACTCGGTCCGCTGGCAGTACAACTACCTGGCCGGCCAGGGTCGCCTGGTCTCGCAGGGCTCCTGGCGCCCCGGCGACATCATCTTCTACCTCGACAGGTCGGCGAACAACATGTACCACGACGCCATGTACCTCGGCGGCGGGATGATGGTCGAGGCGCCCAACCCCAACGCCCCTGTGCGCATCGTGGGGGTCCGCTACTTCCAGATGCTCGACGTCGTCGGCCGCCCCGTCGGCTGACGCTCACGAACGCCGAAGGGCGGGCGCCTCTCGGCACCCGCCCTCCGGCGTTCGTGAGCAGGGGGGTCAGTGACCCTCCTCCTCCAGCTTCTTGAAGCCGGCCTCGACGATGGCCGTGGCCTCCGCCGCGTCGCCCCAGCCGTCGGCCTTGACCCACTTGTTGGGCTCGAGGTCTTTGTAGCGCTCGAAGAAGTGGGCGATCTCGGCCTTGGTCTGCTCCGGGACGTCGTCGATGTCCTGGATGTGGGCCCAGCGGGGGTCCTTCGCGGGGACGACGAGGACCTTGGCGTCGGAGCCGGCCTCGTCGCTCATGTTGAAGACGCCGACGGGGCGGACGGAGACGCCCACGCCGGGGAACACGGGGTACTCGAGGAGCACGAGCGCGTCGACGGGGTCGCCGTCGAGGCCGAGCGTGTTCTCGAAGTAGCCGTAGTCGGTCGGGTAGACGAACGACGTG is part of the Frondihabitans sp. 762G35 genome and harbors:
- a CDS encoding DNA-3-methyladenine glycosylase family protein yields the protein MSPGPVVASAHDGAAPEAPPLTTVYRPSEPVDLRQTLRPLQRGGGDPAFRSVGSEIWRAVRTPLGPGTLRLRPVAGGVDATAWGAGAEWLIEGVPELLGRGDDWSTLDVSGNAFLSDARRRQPGLRLTRTNEVVQMLVPAVLEQKVTSVEAWRGFRQLVRAHGEKAPGPAPEGLTVPPDASTWKRIPSWEWHRAGVGPQRSATVMRVCAVAAGLERTLDLGRGGDEIQRRLRSVVGVGVWTAAETSQRAHGDADSPSVGDYHLPALVGWALIGKPVDDDGMLELLEPWRGNRERVMRLIGGSGFSKPRFGPRMTIQDHRSH
- a CDS encoding MarR family winged helix-turn-helix transcriptional regulator, which produces MAEQLTDQDWAVWDAFYAMRRRLDRALELQLHENSGVSAPEYEILVGLGRVSDRRLRVRDIAEQIGWEKSRVSHQVTRMEKRGLVRRTDCDLDARGTWVELTPAGRRAMLESSRGHNEAIKRYFVDALGDQAPALHDFSLRVLDAIRNDGRGARAEPPETPEA
- a CDS encoding bifunctional proline dehydrogenase/L-glutamate gamma-semialdehyde dehydrogenase, giving the protein MSDVLPSDLAQETVETVRRWLRASSETRVDPSAQRLAGVLRDPEGLDFTLGFVDRVVRPEDLRVAARSLEELSRSIPKFLPWYLRAAIATGGGLATGAPWPTVPVARRALRSMVDHLVVDATPAKLGPTLAKLRGPGIRLNLNLLGEAVLGDSESDRRLEGTRALLERDDVDYVSIKVSAVASQLSMWAFEETSDRIVERLLPLFELALASARPTFINLDMEEYRDLDLTIDVFTRLLDRDELLGLEAGIVLQAYLPDSLGALQLLTDWSRSRVSRGGAPIKVRIVKGANLAQERVDAAIHGWPLATWSTKQETDTHYKRLLRWALTQDNASVVKVGVAGHNLFDLAYAWNLAKKNMVTSRMDVEMLLGMASAQAQAVRADVGDLLLYTPVVHPSEFDSAIGYLVRRLEEGASPENFLSSAFDLESDPEAFDREEARFLASLRELDDDVPRPRRTQDRTAPVDLTSPTGDFANEPDTDPALEVNRTWARRILRRSAVSELGVAGIESAWVDDDARLEEIVAGVAEAGVRWGQQEASTRAELLDLVGRSLAARRADLLEVMASETGKTIAEGDPEVSEAIDFAHYYAELARELDRVEGAVAVPPRLTVVAPPWNFPVSIAVGGVLAALAVGSGVILKPAPQAHRTAAVVAEVLWEAGVPRSLLALVDLDEEVLGRSLVTHPAVDRVLLTGSFETAALFRSWRPDLALHAETSGKNAIVVTPSADFDLAVADVVASAFGHAGQKCSAASLVILVGSAGESERFRRQLVDAVRSIRVGYPDVATTRMGPLIDPPGGTLERGLRTLAEGESWLVKPAPLDETDVLWSPGVRDGVRPGSEFHRTEFFGPVLGIMHADTLEQAIAWQNDVDYGLTAGLHSLDESEIALWSSTVTAGNLYVNRSTTGAIVRRQPFGGWKRSRVGTGAKAGGPDHLAALTSWRRVEHEPASSLQLDGVPELAVRIIEATRSVLTFGEFDFVRSGSRSDQRAWEERFGSSRDESGLGVERNVLRHRPHPAVVRLATGGRMADLVRVVAAAARAGAPLTISSAEPLPAQLVQLVRSSTSPVRVDDITVENEGLWLARAEAGLLQGQVAVPAQDPLSLLERATQDSGVLQLGLQNTVALDRAALLAADPETRLDGPGAATYRDLRIRLIGGDASALARAVGGSPDVAVYADEVTEAGRIELLPFLLEQAVSLTAHRFGNPVPELVRLPL
- a CDS encoding Lrp/AsnC family transcriptional regulator, which gives rise to MDNLDFSIIDLLRQNARAGYGDIGSVVGLSASAVKRRVDRMVADGVIRGFTVQVDPAVDGLATEAYVELFCRGTVSPAELQRILSTVPEVVDAGTVTGSADAIVHMRSRDIPSLEGALERVRNAPNVDHTRSAIVLSKLINRQPA
- the ddaH gene encoding dimethylargininase — protein: MCRPEHFTVSYRINPWMHPEDPTDTSRAVAQWQTLYDTYVGLGFDVHLIDPIPGLPDMVYSANGGFVLDGKAYGASFTYPERQPEGPAYMDWFRDNGFDVRVPEQINEGEGDFLLVGDVILAGTGFRSDSTSHEELASIFGRPVITLNLVNPSFYHLDTAIAVLDPEPVDGHSNIAYLESAFDEPSLRILRERYPDAIIVSEEDAAILGLNSYSDGYNVVIAARATGFERQLRERGYNPIGVDLSELLLGGGGVKCCTLELRR
- the rocD gene encoding ornithine--oxo-acid transaminase produces the protein MTTSTDTSTDRAIAVEDASLAHNYHPLPIVVATAEGAWVTDVEGHRYLDCLAAYSAVNFGHGHPRLVEAAKAQLDRVTLTSRAFHNDQLGPFAQELAALLGKQMVLPMNTGAEAVESAIKVARAWGYRVKGVAQNAAKIIVMDGNFHGRTTTIISFSNDPEARADFGPYTPGFVSVPYGDVDALARAIDDDTVAVLLEPIQGEAGVVVPDPSFLPAVRALTTERTVLMIADEIQAGLGRTGATVSSDLVGVVPDLYLLGKALGGGIVPVSAVVGDRDVLGVLRPGEHGSTFGGNPLAAAVGLEVVRMLATGEFQKRASVLGARLRSGLDALEAEAIGVVAVRGAGLWVGIDIDPALASGREVCERLMRRGILAKDTHGSTIRLAPPLVVTEDELDWVVSELRAVLQELRG
- a CDS encoding M23 family metallopeptidase, whose translation is MTLHLRTGLATPSTDGAVAPSSRPRAGRSRRATIALVVAVAVVASGFALGSPRSASAATSYPSWSDVQKATDNQQRKQSEIAKIQKLLKQLNADVVTKQAVAVKRGEELQQAQTAYDEQEATKQKLQAKADAADRVSKASEVRAGQLAAQLGRTGTNNLSTDLIANPGKASNLLYKLGAMSKLTEQANGIYAQAVQDRNTAQSLTDQARVAAQALSDLAAKAQVALVAANTAAAEAQTAVEAQKSNADRLKYQLAALTQKRTATQEAYNAGVVVRRVAAAKAEAKARAEAARLSGATGIPNSQGWTKPAGGYITSGFGYRLDPATHVYQLHAGTDLGASCGSNIYAAAAGTVIYAGPFGGYGNFVLIDNGNGINTGYGHVVDGGIHVATGQHVNAGQVIAQVGSTGWSTGCHLHFETRVGGVATDAVPFMSARGVTL
- a CDS encoding C40 family peptidase, producing MLLVLATGVSVVASSTVGLASASASPYPSWSDVQAAKTDQAKAQREIDALDRAITTLQNRASSSADAASGAGERYQIAVIAEQQAKSDLDVLTSRQRAAEKTAADSRRRVGQLVAQLAHTGGGQLTVTLLTESDRASDLLYQLGTMANLTDRTTSFLQEARRDATLASSLTAQARGADVALAARTTAAAAALQHAHDVAGSARTALQAQQANESKLISQVAYLRGTTAAVEQRYYAGLAAGTAADTIPAPPATSDGGSGGGSGAGSTGGGGGSGGGSGSTSGSGSSAGGSGSTGGSGSGGGTTTPVTKPNPAPAPAPAPAPAPAPKPSPTPVTPRPPTPTPPSSGTPAAVSTAIAYARAQVGKPYVFGAAGPNAFDCSGLMMASYGAAGVGIGGHSVRWQYNYLAGQGRLVSQGSWRPGDIIFYLDRSANNMYHDAMYLGGGMMVEAPNPNAPVRIVGVRYFQMLDVVGRPVG
- a CDS encoding inorganic diphosphatase, coding for MPAYDVVVEIPKGSRNKYEVDHETGRVYLDRVLFTSFVYPTDYGYFENTLGLDGDPVDALVLLEYPVFPGVGVSVRPVGVFNMSDEAGSDAKVLVVPAKDPRWAHIQDIDDVPEQTKAEIAHFFERYKDLEPNKWVKADGWGDAAEATAIVEAGFKKLEEEGH